In Piliocolobus tephrosceles isolate RC106 chromosome 5, ASM277652v3, whole genome shotgun sequence, a single genomic region encodes these proteins:
- the LOC111531072 gene encoding HLA class II histocompatibility antigen, DO alpha chain isoform X1: MALRAGLVLGFHSLMTLLSPQEAGATKADHMGSYGPAFYQSYGASGQFTHEFDGEQLFSVDLKKSEAVWRLPEFGDFARFDPQGGLASIAAIKAHLDILVERSNRTRAINVPPRVTVFPKSRVELGQPNILICVVDNIFPPVINITWLRNGQAVTEGVAQTSFYSQPDHLFRKFHYLPFVPSAEDVYDCQVEHWGLDAPLLRHWELQVPIPPPDAMETLVCALGLAIGLVGFLVGTILIIMGTYVSSAPRCRGPGSLGCGGGKWMTLNRTWAENQRFCHGQRGQERNGHGGKKQRWGERVRFWGRRALRDRIPAY; the protein is encoded by the exons ATGGCCCTCAGAGCAGGGCTGGTCCTGGGGTTCCACAGCCTGATGACCCTCCTGAGCCCGCAGGAGGCAGGGGCCACCAAGG CTGACCACATGGGCTCCTACGGACCCGCCTTCTACCAGTCTTACGGTGCCTCGGGCCAGTTCACCCATGAATTTGATGGGGAACAGCTGTTCTCTGTGGACCTGAAGAAAAGTGAGGCTGTGTGGCGTCTGCCTGAGTTTGGCGACTTTGCCCGCTTTGACCCGCAGGGTGGGCTGGCCAGCATCGCCGCGATCAAAGCCCACCTGGACATCCTGGTGGAGCGCTCCAACCGCACCAGAGCCATCAACG TGCCTCCACGGGTGACCGTGTTCCCCAAGTCTCGGGTGGAGCTGGGCCAGCCCAACATCCTCATCTGCGTCGTGGACAACATCTTCCCGCCTGTGATCAATATCACCTGGCTGCGCAACGGCCAAGCTGTCACTGAGGGAGTGGCCCAGACCAGCTTCTATTCCCAGCCTGACCATTTGTTCCGCAAGTTCCACTACCTGCCCTTCGTGCCCTCAGCCGAGGACGTCTATGACTGCCAGGTGGAGCACTGGGGCCTGGATGCGCCACTCCTCAGGCATTGGG aGCTCCAGGTGCCTATTCCACCACCAGATGCCATGGAGACCCTGGTctgtgccctgggcctggccaTCGGCCTGGTGGGCTTCCTCGTGGGCACCATCCTCATCATCATGGGCACATATGTGTCCAGTGCCCCCAGGTGCAGAGGCCCCGGGAGTCTGGGGTGTGGGGGAGGAAAGTGGATGACTCTGAACAGGACATGGGCGGAGAATCAGAGATTCTGTCACGGGCAAAGAGGTCAGGAAAGAAATGGGCATGGAGGAAAGAAGCAGAGGTGGGGTGAGAGAGTGAGGTTTTGGGGGAGGCGGGCACTCAGAGATAGGATCCCAGCATATTGA
- the LOC111531072 gene encoding HLA class II histocompatibility antigen, DO alpha chain isoform X2 has protein sequence MALRAGLVLGFHSLMTLLSPQEAGATKADHMGSYGPAFYQSYGASGQFTHEFDGEQLFSVDLKKSEAVWRLPEFGDFARFDPQGGLASIAAIKAHLDILVERSNRTRAINVPPRVTVFPKSRVELGQPNILICVVDNIFPPVINITWLRNGQAVTEGVAQTSFYSQPDHLFRKFHYLPFVPSAEDVYDCQVEHWGLDAPLLRHWGTEPPPHAPSWPQVSFTLDSFPIPPIPSFLSQSSRCLFHHQMPWRPWSVPWAWPSAWWASSWAPSSSSWAHMCPVPPGNDPSERNDLWETPCRCSWICDSSCVLSAL, from the exons ATGGCCCTCAGAGCAGGGCTGGTCCTGGGGTTCCACAGCCTGATGACCCTCCTGAGCCCGCAGGAGGCAGGGGCCACCAAGG CTGACCACATGGGCTCCTACGGACCCGCCTTCTACCAGTCTTACGGTGCCTCGGGCCAGTTCACCCATGAATTTGATGGGGAACAGCTGTTCTCTGTGGACCTGAAGAAAAGTGAGGCTGTGTGGCGTCTGCCTGAGTTTGGCGACTTTGCCCGCTTTGACCCGCAGGGTGGGCTGGCCAGCATCGCCGCGATCAAAGCCCACCTGGACATCCTGGTGGAGCGCTCCAACCGCACCAGAGCCATCAACG TGCCTCCACGGGTGACCGTGTTCCCCAAGTCTCGGGTGGAGCTGGGCCAGCCCAACATCCTCATCTGCGTCGTGGACAACATCTTCCCGCCTGTGATCAATATCACCTGGCTGCGCAACGGCCAAGCTGTCACTGAGGGAGTGGCCCAGACCAGCTTCTATTCCCAGCCTGACCATTTGTTCCGCAAGTTCCACTACCTGCCCTTCGTGCCCTCAGCCGAGGACGTCTATGACTGCCAGGTGGAGCACTGGGGCCTGGATGCGCCACTCCTCAGGCATTGGGGTACGGAGCCCCCTCCCCACGCACCCTCCTGGCCCCAGGTTTCCTTTACTCTAGATTCCTTCCCTATACCACcaattccttcctttctctcccagaGCTCCAGGTGCCTATTCCACCACCAGATGCCATGGAGACCCTGGTctgtgccctgggcctggccaTCGGCCTGGTGGGCTTCCTCGTGGGCACCATCCTCATCATCATGGGCACATATGTGTCCAGTGCCCCCAG GTAATGATCCTTCTGAGAGAAATGACTTGTGGGAGACACCCTGCAGATGCTCGTGGATTTGTGATAGCTCCTGCGTGCTCAGTGCCCTTTAA
- the LOC111531072 gene encoding HLA class II histocompatibility antigen, DO alpha chain isoform X3 has product MALRAGLVLGFHSLMTLLSPQEAGATKADHMGSYGPAFYQSYGASGQFTHEFDGEQLFSVDLKKSEAVWRLPEFGDFARFDPQGGLASIAAIKAHLDILVERSNRTRAINVPPRVTVFPKSRVELGQPNILICVVDNIFPPVINITWLRNGQAVTEGVAQTSFYSQPDHLFRKFHYLPFVPSAEDVYDCQSSRCLFHHQMPWRPWSVPWAWPSAWWASSWAPSSSSWAHMCPVPPGNDPSERNDLWETPCRCSWICDSSCVLSAL; this is encoded by the exons ATGGCCCTCAGAGCAGGGCTGGTCCTGGGGTTCCACAGCCTGATGACCCTCCTGAGCCCGCAGGAGGCAGGGGCCACCAAGG CTGACCACATGGGCTCCTACGGACCCGCCTTCTACCAGTCTTACGGTGCCTCGGGCCAGTTCACCCATGAATTTGATGGGGAACAGCTGTTCTCTGTGGACCTGAAGAAAAGTGAGGCTGTGTGGCGTCTGCCTGAGTTTGGCGACTTTGCCCGCTTTGACCCGCAGGGTGGGCTGGCCAGCATCGCCGCGATCAAAGCCCACCTGGACATCCTGGTGGAGCGCTCCAACCGCACCAGAGCCATCAACG TGCCTCCACGGGTGACCGTGTTCCCCAAGTCTCGGGTGGAGCTGGGCCAGCCCAACATCCTCATCTGCGTCGTGGACAACATCTTCCCGCCTGTGATCAATATCACCTGGCTGCGCAACGGCCAAGCTGTCACTGAGGGAGTGGCCCAGACCAGCTTCTATTCCCAGCCTGACCATTTGTTCCGCAAGTTCCACTACCTGCCCTTCGTGCCCTCAGCCGAGGACGTCTATGACTGCCAG aGCTCCAGGTGCCTATTCCACCACCAGATGCCATGGAGACCCTGGTctgtgccctgggcctggccaTCGGCCTGGTGGGCTTCCTCGTGGGCACCATCCTCATCATCATGGGCACATATGTGTCCAGTGCCCCCAG GTAATGATCCTTCTGAGAGAAATGACTTGTGGGAGACACCCTGCAGATGCTCGTGGATTTGTGATAGCTCCTGCGTGCTCAGTGCCCTTTAA
- the LOC111531072 gene encoding HLA class II histocompatibility antigen, DO alpha chain isoform X4, translated as MALRAGLVLGFHSLMTLLSPQEAGATKADHMGSYGPAFYQSYGASGQFTHEFDGEQLFSVDLKKSEAVWRLPEFGDFARFDPQGGLASIAAIKAHLDILVERSNRTRAINVPPRVTVFPKSRVELGQPNILICVVDNIFPPVINITWLRNGQAVTEGVAQTSFYSQPDHLFRKFHYLPFVPSAEDVYDCQVEHWGLDAPLLRHWELQVPIPPPDAMETLVCALGLAIGLVGFLVGTILIIMGTYVSSAPR; from the exons ATGGCCCTCAGAGCAGGGCTGGTCCTGGGGTTCCACAGCCTGATGACCCTCCTGAGCCCGCAGGAGGCAGGGGCCACCAAGG CTGACCACATGGGCTCCTACGGACCCGCCTTCTACCAGTCTTACGGTGCCTCGGGCCAGTTCACCCATGAATTTGATGGGGAACAGCTGTTCTCTGTGGACCTGAAGAAAAGTGAGGCTGTGTGGCGTCTGCCTGAGTTTGGCGACTTTGCCCGCTTTGACCCGCAGGGTGGGCTGGCCAGCATCGCCGCGATCAAAGCCCACCTGGACATCCTGGTGGAGCGCTCCAACCGCACCAGAGCCATCAACG TGCCTCCACGGGTGACCGTGTTCCCCAAGTCTCGGGTGGAGCTGGGCCAGCCCAACATCCTCATCTGCGTCGTGGACAACATCTTCCCGCCTGTGATCAATATCACCTGGCTGCGCAACGGCCAAGCTGTCACTGAGGGAGTGGCCCAGACCAGCTTCTATTCCCAGCCTGACCATTTGTTCCGCAAGTTCCACTACCTGCCCTTCGTGCCCTCAGCCGAGGACGTCTATGACTGCCAGGTGGAGCACTGGGGCCTGGATGCGCCACTCCTCAGGCATTGGG aGCTCCAGGTGCCTATTCCACCACCAGATGCCATGGAGACCCTGGTctgtgccctgggcctggccaTCGGCCTGGTGGGCTTCCTCGTGGGCACCATCCTCATCATCATGGGCACATATGTGTCCAGTGCCCCCAG GTAA
- the LOC111531072 gene encoding HLA class II histocompatibility antigen, DO alpha chain isoform X5, producing the protein MGSYGPAFYQSYGASGQFTHEFDGEQLFSVDLKKSEAVWRLPEFGDFARFDPQGGLASIAAIKAHLDILVERSNRTRAINVPPRVTVFPKSRVELGQPNILICVVDNIFPPVINITWLRNGQAVTEGVAQTSFYSQPDHLFRKFHYLPFVPSAEDVYDCQVEHWGLDAPLLRHWELQVPIPPPDAMETLVCALGLAIGLVGFLVGTILIIMGTYVSSAPRCRGPGSLGCGGGKWMTLNRTWAENQRFCHGQRGQERNGHGGKKQRWGERVRFWGRRALRDRIPAY; encoded by the exons ATGGGCTCCTACGGACCCGCCTTCTACCAGTCTTACGGTGCCTCGGGCCAGTTCACCCATGAATTTGATGGGGAACAGCTGTTCTCTGTGGACCTGAAGAAAAGTGAGGCTGTGTGGCGTCTGCCTGAGTTTGGCGACTTTGCCCGCTTTGACCCGCAGGGTGGGCTGGCCAGCATCGCCGCGATCAAAGCCCACCTGGACATCCTGGTGGAGCGCTCCAACCGCACCAGAGCCATCAACG TGCCTCCACGGGTGACCGTGTTCCCCAAGTCTCGGGTGGAGCTGGGCCAGCCCAACATCCTCATCTGCGTCGTGGACAACATCTTCCCGCCTGTGATCAATATCACCTGGCTGCGCAACGGCCAAGCTGTCACTGAGGGAGTGGCCCAGACCAGCTTCTATTCCCAGCCTGACCATTTGTTCCGCAAGTTCCACTACCTGCCCTTCGTGCCCTCAGCCGAGGACGTCTATGACTGCCAGGTGGAGCACTGGGGCCTGGATGCGCCACTCCTCAGGCATTGGG aGCTCCAGGTGCCTATTCCACCACCAGATGCCATGGAGACCCTGGTctgtgccctgggcctggccaTCGGCCTGGTGGGCTTCCTCGTGGGCACCATCCTCATCATCATGGGCACATATGTGTCCAGTGCCCCCAGGTGCAGAGGCCCCGGGAGTCTGGGGTGTGGGGGAGGAAAGTGGATGACTCTGAACAGGACATGGGCGGAGAATCAGAGATTCTGTCACGGGCAAAGAGGTCAGGAAAGAAATGGGCATGGAGGAAAGAAGCAGAGGTGGGGTGAGAGAGTGAGGTTTTGGGGGAGGCGGGCACTCAGAGATAGGATCCCAGCATATTGA